One Streptomyces sp. CNQ-509 DNA window includes the following coding sequences:
- a CDS encoding ketosynthase chain-length factor, translating into MTAVAVTGLGIAAPNGLGTADYWAATRGGKSGIGRITRFDPSGYPARLAGEIPGFVDADHLPSRLLPQTDRVTRLALTAADWALADAGVDTGAFDPLDMGVITASHAGGFEFGQYELQSLWSKGSQYVSAYQSFAWFYAVNSGQISIRHGMKGPSGVVVTDEAGGLDALAQARRQIRKGTPLVVSGAVDASLCPWGWVAQLAAGRMSERDEPTRAYVPFDRDATGYVPGEGGAILVLEDAAAARARGARSYGEIAGYGATLEPGPEAGPGHADRGALRRSIEIALADAGLGTGDVDVVFADGAGVPEEDAAEAGTLCEVFGPRAVPVTVPKSMTGRLYSGAASLDVAAALLAMRDGVIPPTVHVDPCPEYDLDLVLHQARPAAALRHALVLARGHGGFNAAMVLRAHPTTTG; encoded by the coding sequence ATGACCGCGGTCGCGGTCACCGGCCTGGGCATCGCCGCGCCCAACGGCCTGGGCACCGCCGACTACTGGGCGGCCACCCGCGGCGGCAAGAGCGGCATCGGCCGCATCACCCGGTTCGACCCGTCCGGCTATCCGGCGCGGCTTGCGGGAGAGATCCCCGGCTTCGTCGACGCCGACCACCTGCCCAGCAGGCTGCTGCCGCAGACGGACCGCGTCACGCGGCTCGCGCTGACGGCGGCCGACTGGGCGCTGGCCGACGCGGGCGTCGACACCGGGGCGTTCGACCCGCTGGACATGGGCGTGATCACCGCGAGCCACGCGGGCGGCTTCGAGTTCGGCCAGTACGAGCTGCAGAGCCTGTGGTCCAAGGGCAGCCAGTACGTGTCCGCGTACCAGTCCTTCGCCTGGTTCTACGCGGTCAACAGCGGCCAGATCTCCATCCGGCACGGCATGAAGGGGCCGAGCGGCGTCGTCGTCACCGACGAGGCCGGCGGTCTCGACGCGCTGGCGCAGGCCCGCAGGCAGATCCGCAAGGGCACGCCCCTGGTGGTCTCCGGCGCCGTCGACGCCTCGCTGTGCCCGTGGGGCTGGGTGGCGCAGTTGGCCGCCGGGCGGATGAGCGAGCGCGACGAGCCGACGCGCGCGTACGTGCCGTTCGACCGCGACGCCACCGGCTACGTGCCGGGGGAGGGCGGCGCGATCCTCGTTCTGGAGGACGCGGCCGCCGCCCGCGCCCGCGGCGCCCGGAGCTACGGGGAGATCGCCGGCTACGGCGCCACCCTGGAACCGGGCCCCGAGGCCGGCCCCGGGCACGCAGACCGGGGGGCGCTGCGCCGGTCGATCGAGATCGCCCTCGCCGACGCCGGTCTCGGCACCGGCGACGTCGACGTCGTCTTCGCCGACGGCGCGGGCGTGCCCGAGGAGGACGCGGCCGAGGCCGGGACGCTGTGCGAGGTCTTCGGGCCGCGTGCGGTGCCGGTCACCGTGCCCAAGTCGATGACCGGCCGGCTCTACTCCGGCGCCGCGTCGCTGGACGTGGCGGCAGCGCTGCTGGCCATGCGCGACGGCGTCATCCCGCCCACCGTGCACGTCGACCCCTGCCCCGAGTACGACCTGGACCTCGTGCTGCACCAGGCCAGGCCGGCCGCGGCGCTGCGGCACGCGCTCGTACTGGCCCGCGGCCACGGCGGCTTCAACGCCGCCATGGTGCTGCGCGCCCACCCGACCACCACCGGCTGA
- a CDS encoding FAD-dependent monooxygenase has translation MDNHDADVIIVGAGPTGLMLAGELSLHGMSVAVLEKLTEPMRQSRALGFSARTIEEFAQRGLLSRLGDVDVIPVGHFGGVPLDYRVLAGGSYGARGIPQSRTEAMLAGWIGERGVEVRRGVEATGLAQDADGVTLTLADGGSLRARYVVGCDGARSVVRTAAGIDFPGTDPAIELRFADISGVRLRPRFSGEAVPGGMVMVLPLGPDRCRIIYYDRREPLRTSTEPITYAEVTEAFGRLAGEDISGATPHWVSSTTDVSRQAAEYRRGRVFVAGDAAHIHLPIGAQGMSAGVQDAVNLGWKLALVLQDRAPDALLDTYHTERHPVGARILANTLAQRILYLGDDEVTPLRDVFAELTRHDEVQRHLVGMVTGLDIRHDMGPGDHPLLGRRLADAELVRDGSKTTVYELLRTGSGVLLDLSGGPRLRAAAEGWGDRVDVVAAEPGEGLPESTAILVRPDGYIAWIAGTRESTAGLDEALTRWFGPAA, from the coding sequence ATGGATAATCATGACGCAGATGTGATCATCGTGGGCGCCGGGCCCACCGGACTCATGCTCGCGGGCGAACTGAGCCTGCACGGAATGTCGGTCGCGGTGCTGGAGAAGCTCACCGAGCCCATGCGGCAGTCCCGCGCGCTTGGCTTCTCCGCCCGTACGATAGAGGAATTCGCGCAGCGCGGTCTGCTCAGCCGCCTCGGCGACGTGGACGTCATTCCCGTCGGGCACTTCGGCGGCGTACCGCTCGATTACCGCGTGCTCGCCGGCGGTTCCTACGGCGCCCGCGGGATTCCGCAGTCGCGCACGGAGGCCATGCTGGCGGGCTGGATCGGCGAACGCGGCGTCGAGGTGCGCCGCGGCGTCGAGGCGACCGGCCTGGCGCAGGACGCGGACGGGGTCACCCTCACCCTCGCCGACGGCGGCAGCCTGCGGGCGCGGTACGTCGTCGGCTGCGACGGCGCGCGCAGCGTCGTGCGCACCGCCGCGGGCATCGACTTCCCCGGTACGGACCCCGCCATCGAGCTGCGGTTCGCCGACATCTCCGGGGTGCGACTGCGGCCCCGGTTCAGCGGCGAGGCCGTGCCCGGTGGCATGGTGATGGTGCTGCCGCTCGGCCCCGACCGCTGCCGCATCATCTACTACGACCGCCGCGAGCCGCTGCGCACGAGCACCGAGCCGATCACCTACGCGGAGGTCACCGAGGCGTTCGGGCGGCTGGCCGGCGAGGACATCTCCGGCGCCACCCCGCACTGGGTCAGCTCCACCACCGACGTGAGCCGGCAGGCGGCCGAGTACCGGCGCGGCCGGGTCTTCGTCGCGGGCGACGCCGCCCACATCCACCTGCCGATCGGCGCGCAGGGCATGAGCGCGGGCGTCCAGGACGCGGTCAACCTGGGCTGGAAGCTCGCCCTGGTGCTCCAGGACCGGGCCCCCGACGCGCTGCTCGACACGTACCACACGGAGCGCCACCCGGTCGGCGCGCGCATCCTCGCCAACACCCTCGCGCAGCGCATCCTCTACCTCGGCGACGACGAAGTCACGCCGCTGCGGGACGTGTTCGCCGAGCTGACCCGGCACGACGAGGTGCAGCGGCACCTGGTCGGCATGGTCACGGGCCTGGACATCAGGCACGACATGGGTCCCGGAGACCACCCGCTGCTCGGCCGCCGGCTGGCGGACGCCGAGCTGGTCAGGGACGGCTCGAAGACCACGGTGTACGAGCTGCTGCGGACCGGCAGTGGCGTGCTCCTCGACCTCTCCGGCGGCCCGCGGCTCCGGGCGGCGGCCGAGGGCTGGGGCGACCGGGTCGACGTGGTGGCCGCGGAGCCCGGCGAGGGGCTGCCGGAGAGCACCGCGATCCTCGTACGCCCCGACGGCTACATCGCCTGGATCGCCGGGACCCGGGAGAGCACGGCGGGACTCGACGAGGCCCTCACGCGCTGGTTCGGCCCCGCGGCCTGA
- a CDS encoding aromatase/cyclase, producing MTTREVEHTIDIGAPADTIYTLLADVGHWPRIFPPTIYADREETGPDEERIRIWATANGAAKNWTSRRFLYPAERRIRFRQEVSTPPVAEMGGTWIIEELGAGGSRVRLLHDYRAIGDDPDDLAWIDRAVDTNSTSELASLKENVERAHAADRSELTFSFSDEVRIEGSAKDVFDFINEAGQWPERLPHVATVRFSEETPGLQSLEMDTRAKDGSTHTTKSYRVAFAPHRIAYKQVTLPALMTLHTGIWTFEEDGGGGAVTATSQHTVTINTENIARILGEQATVADARAYVQGALSANSSATLGHAKDYAERMA from the coding sequence ATGACAACTCGCGAGGTCGAGCACACGATCGACATCGGTGCTCCCGCCGACACCATCTACACCCTGCTGGCCGACGTCGGCCACTGGCCGCGGATCTTCCCGCCGACGATCTACGCCGACCGGGAGGAGACGGGACCGGACGAGGAGCGCATCAGGATCTGGGCCACCGCCAACGGCGCGGCCAAGAACTGGACGTCGCGCCGCTTCCTGTACCCGGCGGAACGGCGCATCCGGTTCCGCCAGGAGGTCAGCACCCCGCCGGTCGCCGAGATGGGCGGCACCTGGATCATCGAGGAGCTCGGCGCGGGCGGGTCGCGGGTGCGGCTGCTGCACGACTACCGGGCGATCGGCGACGACCCGGACGACCTGGCCTGGATCGACCGGGCCGTGGACACCAACAGCACCAGCGAGCTGGCCTCGCTGAAGGAGAACGTCGAGCGGGCGCACGCCGCCGACCGGTCCGAGCTGACCTTCTCCTTCTCCGACGAGGTACGGATCGAGGGCAGCGCCAAGGACGTTTTCGACTTCATCAACGAGGCCGGCCAGTGGCCCGAGCGGCTGCCGCACGTGGCGACCGTGCGCTTCAGCGAGGAGACCCCGGGGCTGCAGTCCCTGGAGATGGACACCCGGGCGAAGGACGGCTCGACGCACACCACCAAGTCCTACCGGGTGGCCTTCGCGCCGCACCGGATCGCCTACAAGCAGGTGACACTGCCCGCGCTGATGACCCTGCACACGGGGATCTGGACCTTCGAGGAGGACGGCGGCGGCGGCGCCGTCACCGCCACCTCCCAGCACACCGTCACGATCAACACCGAGAACATCGCCCGCATCCTGGGCGAGCAGGCCACCGTGGCGGACGCCCGCGCGTACGTCCAGGGCGCGCTCAGCGCCAACAGCAGCGCCACCCTGGGGCACGCCAAGGACTACGCGGAGCGGATGGCCTGA
- a CDS encoding beta-ketoacyl synthase translates to MTQRRVVITGMEVIAPGGVGREEFWEEISEGRTATRGITFFDPAPFRSRVAAQIDFCGLDHGLSPQEVRRMDRAAQLAVVAARNAVADSGLDPAGLDLFRVGVTVGSAVGATMSLDSEYRVVSDGGRLDLVDHRYAVPHLYNHLVPSSFATEVAWAVGAQGPTAVVSTGCTSGIDAVGYGVDLLREGSVDVMVAGASDAPISPITMACFDAIKATTPRHDEPERASRPFDGTRNGFVLGEGSAFFVLEELESAKKRGARIYAEIAGYATRSNAYHMTGLRRDGAEMAEAIRLAIDEARLNPEDVDYINAHGSGTKQNDRHETEAFKKSLGDHAYRTPVSSIKSMVGHSLGAIGSIEIAASALAMRHDVVPPTANLHTPDPECDLDYVPLTAREHRVDTVLTVGSGFGGFQSAMVLASPERSPL, encoded by the coding sequence ATGACCCAGCGTCGCGTCGTGATCACCGGGATGGAGGTGATAGCGCCCGGCGGTGTCGGCCGGGAGGAGTTCTGGGAGGAGATCAGCGAGGGCCGTACGGCGACCCGGGGCATCACGTTCTTCGACCCCGCCCCGTTCCGGTCCCGCGTCGCGGCGCAGATCGACTTCTGCGGGCTCGACCACGGGCTGAGCCCGCAGGAGGTACGCCGCATGGACCGCGCGGCCCAGCTCGCGGTGGTCGCCGCGCGCAACGCGGTCGCCGACAGCGGCCTCGACCCGGCGGGGCTCGACCTGTTCCGGGTCGGGGTGACGGTCGGCAGCGCCGTCGGGGCCACGATGAGCCTCGACAGCGAGTACCGGGTCGTCAGCGACGGGGGCCGGCTGGACCTCGTCGACCACCGCTACGCCGTCCCGCACCTCTACAACCACCTGGTCCCCAGCTCCTTCGCGACCGAGGTGGCCTGGGCGGTCGGCGCCCAGGGGCCCACCGCCGTGGTGTCCACCGGCTGCACCTCCGGCATCGACGCGGTCGGCTACGGCGTCGACCTGCTGCGCGAGGGCTCCGTGGACGTCATGGTGGCGGGGGCCTCGGACGCGCCGATCTCGCCGATCACCATGGCCTGCTTCGACGCGATCAAGGCCACCACACCCCGCCACGACGAGCCGGAGCGCGCCTCCCGGCCCTTCGACGGCACCCGCAACGGCTTCGTCCTGGGCGAGGGCAGCGCCTTCTTCGTCCTGGAGGAGCTGGAGAGTGCGAAGAAGCGGGGCGCGCGCATCTACGCCGAGATCGCCGGCTACGCCACCCGCTCGAACGCCTACCACATGACCGGACTGCGCCGCGACGGCGCCGAGATGGCCGAGGCGATCCGGCTCGCGATCGACGAGGCCAGGCTCAACCCCGAGGACGTCGACTACATCAACGCGCACGGCTCGGGCACCAAGCAGAACGACCGCCACGAGACCGAGGCGTTCAAGAAGAGCCTCGGCGACCACGCCTACCGGACGCCGGTCAGCTCGATCAAGTCGATGGTGGGGCACTCGCTCGGCGCCATCGGCTCCATCGAGATCGCCGCGTCCGCCCTGGCGATGCGGCACGACGTCGTGCCGCCCACGGCCAACCTGCACACCCCCGACCCCGAGTGCGACCTCGACTACGTGCCCCTGACCGCCCGCGAGCACCGGGTGGACACCGTGCTCACCGTCGGCAGCGGTTTCGGCGGCTTCCAGAGCGCCATGGTGCTCGCTTCCCCGGAGAGGAGCCCCCTATGA
- a CDS encoding SDR family NAD(P)-dependent oxidoreductase: MTHQPARVALVTGATSGIGLSVATLLASQGHQVFLGARTEDGVVATVKSLKDKGYDVEGQVLDVRGTDSIESFVRAAVETFGDVAVLVNNAGRSGGGVTADIADELWDDVIDTNLNSVFRMTRAVLTLGGMRNRDSGRIINIASTAGKQGVVLGAPYSASKHGVVGFTKALGNELAPTGITVNAVCPGYVETPMAQRVRQGYAAAYETTEAAILAKFQAKIPLGRYSTPDEVAGMVGYLASDTAASVTSQALNVCGGLGNF, encoded by the coding sequence ATGACACACCAGCCGGCACGCGTCGCCCTCGTCACCGGCGCGACCAGCGGCATCGGCCTGTCCGTCGCCACGCTGCTCGCCTCGCAGGGCCACCAGGTGTTCCTCGGCGCCCGCACCGAGGACGGCGTCGTCGCCACCGTGAAGTCCCTGAAGGACAAGGGGTACGACGTCGAGGGCCAGGTGCTCGACGTCCGCGGCACCGACTCGATCGAGAGCTTCGTCCGGGCCGCCGTCGAGACCTTCGGCGACGTCGCCGTCCTCGTCAACAACGCCGGCAGGTCCGGCGGCGGCGTCACCGCCGACATCGCCGACGAGCTGTGGGACGACGTCATCGACACCAACCTCAACAGCGTCTTCCGCATGACCCGCGCCGTGCTGACCCTCGGCGGGATGCGGAACCGCGACAGCGGCCGCATCATCAACATCGCCTCGACCGCGGGCAAGCAGGGCGTCGTGCTCGGCGCCCCCTACTCGGCCTCCAAGCACGGCGTCGTCGGCTTCACCAAGGCGCTCGGCAACGAACTGGCGCCCACCGGCATCACCGTGAACGCCGTCTGCCCCGGCTACGTCGAGACGCCGATGGCGCAGCGGGTGCGGCAGGGCTACGCCGCCGCGTACGAGACGACCGAGGCCGCGATCCTCGCCAAGTTCCAGGCGAAGATCCCGCTCGGCCGCTACAGCACCCCCGACGAGGTCGCCGGCATGGTCGGCTACCTCGCCTCCGACACCGCCGCTTCCGTCACCTCCCAGGCGCTGAACGTCTGCGGCGGCCTCGGCAACTTCTGA
- a CDS encoding FAD-dependent monooxygenase: protein MDTDVIVVGAGPTGLMLAGELRLGGARVVVLERLARPTGQSRGLGFTARAMETFDQRGLLPRFGQGETLEISPMGHFGGVQFDYTVLADGHFGARGIPQNQTEAVLEEWAAELGADIRRGAELVEIADGFLDGDHVEVAVATAGGVERLRAAYLVGCDGGQSRTRKLAGFDFPGLPATRTMFLADVLGCNLKPRFLGERLPNGMVMAAPLREGVDRIIVCPHGAPARDRDDDVTFAEVARAWQHITGEDISGGSADWVSSFSDATRQVREYRRGRVLLAGDAAHIHLPAGGQGLSTGVQDAANLGWKLAAEIRGTAPAGLLDSYHAERHAVGRRLLMNTRAQGIVFLGGEQSDPLRELFAELIGGYDDVKRHLAGIVSHLDIRYDLTAADGADGTEGAGGPDSAAAPVHPLLGRRIGKRPLTGAGGDTDTVRLLRAGRGVLLDLADDAALRTAAAPWADRVDVVTAVAKPPEDGDDLLAGAGAVLVRPDGYVAWVGADTEKDPAAALGRWFGAGRSA, encoded by the coding sequence GTGGATACAGATGTGATCGTCGTCGGCGCCGGCCCGACCGGGCTGATGCTGGCGGGAGAGCTGCGGCTCGGCGGGGCCCGCGTGGTGGTGCTGGAGCGCCTCGCGCGGCCGACGGGACAGTCGCGCGGACTCGGCTTCACCGCGCGCGCGATGGAGACGTTCGACCAGCGCGGGCTGCTGCCCCGCTTCGGGCAGGGCGAGACGCTGGAGATCAGCCCGATGGGGCACTTCGGCGGCGTGCAGTTCGACTACACGGTGCTCGCGGACGGCCACTTCGGCGCCCGCGGCATCCCGCAGAACCAGACCGAGGCGGTGCTGGAGGAGTGGGCCGCGGAGCTGGGCGCGGACATCCGCCGCGGCGCCGAACTGGTGGAGATCGCCGACGGGTTCCTCGACGGCGACCACGTGGAGGTGGCCGTCGCCACGGCCGGCGGCGTGGAGCGGCTGCGGGCCGCGTACCTCGTCGGCTGCGACGGCGGCCAGAGCCGCACCCGCAAGCTCGCCGGGTTCGACTTCCCCGGGCTGCCCGCGACCCGCACGATGTTCCTGGCCGACGTGCTCGGCTGCAACCTCAAGCCCCGCTTCCTCGGCGAGCGGCTGCCCAACGGCATGGTGATGGCGGCGCCGCTCCGCGAGGGCGTGGACCGCATCATCGTCTGCCCGCACGGCGCGCCCGCCCGCGACCGCGACGACGACGTGACCTTCGCCGAGGTGGCGCGCGCCTGGCAGCACATCACCGGCGAGGACATCAGCGGCGGCAGCGCCGACTGGGTCAGCTCGTTCAGCGACGCCACCCGGCAGGTCCGCGAGTACCGCAGGGGCCGGGTGCTGCTCGCGGGCGACGCCGCCCACATCCACCTGCCGGCCGGCGGCCAGGGCCTGAGCACGGGCGTGCAGGACGCGGCGAACCTCGGCTGGAAGCTGGCCGCGGAGATCCGCGGCACCGCGCCCGCCGGGCTGCTCGACAGCTACCACGCGGAGCGGCACGCGGTCGGGCGGCGGCTGCTGATGAACACCCGCGCGCAGGGCATCGTGTTCCTCGGCGGGGAGCAGTCGGACCCGCTGCGGGAGCTCTTCGCCGAGCTGATCGGTGGCTACGACGACGTCAAGCGGCATCTGGCGGGCATCGTGAGCCATCTCGACATCCGCTACGACCTCACGGCGGCGGACGGTGCGGACGGTACGGAAGGCGCCGGCGGCCCCGACTCCGCCGCCGCCCCGGTGCATCCGCTGCTCGGCCGCCGGATCGGCAAGCGCCCGCTGACCGGCGCCGGCGGCGACACCGACACCGTACGGCTGCTGCGCGCCGGCCGCGGCGTGCTGCTGGATCTCGCCGACGACGCCGCCCTCAGGACCGCCGCGGCGCCGTGGGCGGACCGGGTCGACGTGGTGACCGCGGTGGCCAAGCCGCCCGAGGACGGCGACGACCTGCTCGCCGGCGCCGGCGCCGTGCTCGTACGCCCCGACGGCTACGTGGCGTGGGTCGGCGCGGACACGGAGAAGGACCCCGCGGCCGCCCTCGGCCGCTGGTTCGGCGCCGGCCGGAGCGCGTGA
- a CDS encoding antibiotic biosynthesis monooxygenase family protein: MPILSPEDKHLTVLNLFTTDKPENQDRLITEMRKIVDTAAFEGWLSSTVHAGQESPGTANFIQWRSGEDLEARYAGEEFKHRTLPVFGEITTSIRLLQNEIVYTQRHPSQGSVTEVSPDRDDFTVIEVFKTTEENQARLVEALGEGQKWLVDVEGYRSHTVFRGLRARFLEGAFAVVYSQWESKEAHDAYRTRPEADMSETRRNSEATLKSLATERDWNSYRVVHSRKAGE; this comes from the coding sequence ATGCCCATTCTCTCCCCCGAGGACAAGCACCTGACCGTTCTCAACCTGTTCACCACCGACAAGCCCGAGAACCAGGACCGGCTCATCACGGAGATGCGGAAGATCGTCGACACCGCCGCCTTCGAGGGCTGGCTCTCCTCCACCGTGCACGCCGGCCAGGAGAGCCCCGGCACCGCCAACTTCATCCAGTGGCGCAGCGGCGAGGACCTGGAGGCGCGGTACGCGGGCGAGGAGTTCAAACACCGCACGCTGCCCGTCTTCGGCGAGATCACCACCTCCATCCGGCTGCTGCAGAACGAGATCGTCTACACCCAGCGCCACCCCTCCCAGGGGAGCGTCACCGAGGTGTCCCCCGACCGCGACGACTTCACCGTCATCGAGGTCTTCAAGACCACCGAGGAGAACCAGGCGCGGCTCGTCGAGGCGCTGGGCGAGGGCCAGAAGTGGCTGGTGGACGTGGAGGGTTACCGCTCCCACACGGTCTTCCGCGGCCTGCGCGCCCGCTTCCTGGAGGGCGCCTTCGCGGTCGTCTACTCCCAGTGGGAGAGCAAGGAGGCGCACGACGCCTACCGCACCCGGCCGGAGGCCGACATGTCGGAGACCCGCCGCAACTCGGAGGCGACGCTCAAGTCGCTGGCCACCGAGCGGGACTGGAACTCCTACCGCGTGGTGCACAGCCGCAAAGCCGGTGAGTGA
- a CDS encoding FAD-dependent monooxygenase codes for MSAQDGVPGVRAGGPSRTTRLDAQVIIVGAGPVGLMLAGELSLRGVRVVVVEQRHGPTTESRASTLHARTMEIFDSRGLLPDVGGPPNATRGHFGGIPLDLTLPGAYPGQWKVPQAKTESVLEEWALSLGADIHCGTRLRVLGVTQEGDSVEAEAVGRDGEVVRLRAAYLVACDGQDSTVRRLTSAPFPGHGAARELLRADVAGIDVPDRRFERLPRGLAIAARREDGVTRVMVHEFGAPVRASGKPDFAGFCATWRRVTGEDISGGTPLWVNSFHDANRQLASYRQGRILYAGDAAHQQLPIGGQALNLGVQDAFNLGWKLAATVRGRAPEGLLDSYHTERHAVGRAVLGNIRAQALLLLGGHDNDPLRTVLTELIGHEAVRTTLAGAVSGLGIRYDVGGPPHPLLGARLPHARLLVAGAPRTTAELLRSGRGLLLGLGGAPPAGADGWADRVDVVTAEPEPPRADGAAGPLDGTGALLVRPDGYVAWAGDRRGDGLAEALRRWFGTPGEPHGRATAATAAGAARRTERTHTPAPVHHGPA; via the coding sequence ATGAGCGCGCAGGACGGCGTCCCGGGCGTACGGGCCGGGGGTCCCTCACGGACCACCCGGCTCGACGCCCAGGTGATCATCGTGGGGGCGGGGCCCGTGGGGCTGATGCTGGCGGGCGAACTCAGCCTGCGCGGTGTCCGCGTGGTGGTCGTCGAGCAGCGGCACGGGCCGACGACGGAGTCGCGGGCCTCCACCCTGCACGCGAGAACCATGGAGATCTTCGACTCCCGCGGGCTCCTCCCCGATGTCGGCGGGCCGCCGAACGCGACCCGCGGCCACTTCGGCGGCATCCCCCTCGACCTGACGCTGCCCGGCGCGTACCCGGGACAGTGGAAGGTGCCGCAGGCCAAGACGGAGTCGGTGCTGGAGGAGTGGGCGCTGTCGCTGGGCGCCGACATCCACTGCGGCACCCGGCTGCGGGTGCTGGGCGTCACGCAGGAGGGCGACTCCGTCGAGGCCGAGGCCGTCGGCAGGGACGGCGAGGTGGTGCGGCTGCGGGCCGCGTACCTCGTCGCCTGCGACGGCCAGGACTCGACGGTACGCAGGCTGACCTCGGCCCCGTTCCCGGGCCACGGTGCCGCCCGCGAGCTGCTCCGCGCCGACGTGGCGGGCATCGACGTGCCGGACCGCAGGTTCGAGCGGCTGCCCCGCGGGCTCGCGATCGCCGCCCGCCGCGAGGACGGCGTGACCCGCGTGATGGTGCACGAGTTCGGCGCGCCCGTACGCGCCTCGGGCAAGCCGGACTTCGCCGGATTCTGCGCCACCTGGCGGCGGGTGACGGGCGAGGACATCAGCGGCGGCACCCCGCTGTGGGTCAACAGCTTCCACGACGCCAACCGCCAGCTCGCCTCGTACCGGCAGGGCCGCATCCTCTACGCGGGGGACGCCGCCCACCAGCAACTGCCCATCGGCGGCCAGGCGCTGAACCTCGGCGTGCAGGACGCCTTCAACCTGGGCTGGAAGCTGGCGGCCACGGTCCGCGGCCGGGCCCCGGAGGGGCTGCTCGACTCGTACCACACCGAACGGCACGCGGTCGGCCGCGCGGTGCTCGGCAACATCCGCGCGCAGGCGCTGCTCCTGCTCGGCGGGCACGACAACGACCCGCTGCGCACCGTGCTGACCGAACTCATCGGCCACGAGGCGGTACGCACCACCCTCGCCGGCGCCGTCAGCGGACTCGGCATCCGCTACGACGTCGGCGGCCCCCCGCACCCTCTGCTCGGCGCGCGGCTGCCGCACGCCCGGCTCCTGGTGGCCGGCGCTCCGCGGACGACGGCGGAGCTGCTGCGCTCCGGCCGCGGCCTGCTGCTCGGTCTCGGCGGCGCGCCGCCGGCCGGCGCGGACGGCTGGGCGGACCGGGTCGACGTGGTCACCGCGGAGCCGGAGCCCCCGCGGGCGGACGGCGCGGCCGGGCCACTCGACGGCACCGGCGCCCTGCTCGTACGCCCCGACGGCTACGTGGCCTGGGCCGGCGACCGGCGCGGCGACGGGCTGGCGGAGGCACTCCGGCGGTGGTTCGGCACACCCGGCGAGCCGCACGGCCGGGCCACCGCGGCCACGGCGGCCGGCGCGGCCCGGCGGACGGAACGCACCCACACCCCGGCCCCCGTGCACCACGGGCCGGCCTGA
- a CDS encoding TcmI family type II polyketide cyclase: MHRSTLIVARMAPDSAADVARLFERFDGTDMPGRMGTTRRQLFSFHGLYFHLQDFASGEGEERIEGAKDDPRFVRISDDLKPYIEPYDPVTWRSPRDAMATRFYAWEAGA, encoded by the coding sequence ATGCACCGCAGCACCCTGATCGTGGCCCGGATGGCGCCGGACTCCGCCGCCGACGTGGCCCGGCTGTTCGAGCGGTTCGACGGGACCGACATGCCCGGGCGCATGGGCACCACGCGCCGGCAGCTCTTCAGCTTCCACGGGCTCTACTTCCACCTCCAGGACTTCGCGTCCGGCGAGGGCGAAGAGCGCATCGAGGGGGCCAAGGACGACCCCCGCTTCGTGCGCATCAGCGACGACCTCAAGCCGTACATCGAGCCGTACGACCCCGTGACCTGGCGCTCGCCGCGCGACGCCATGGCCACACGCTTCTACGCCTGGGAGGCGGGCGCATGA
- a CDS encoding phosphopantetheine-binding protein: protein MTDKPFTLDDLKRVLLQAAGADESTDLDGDILDATFEVLGYESLALLETAGQIEREYGISLDDDALADDLTPRTLIDLVNGRLAAARATTA, encoded by the coding sequence ATGACCGACAAACCCTTCACCCTCGACGACCTCAAGCGGGTCCTGCTCCAGGCCGCGGGCGCCGACGAGTCCACGGACCTGGACGGCGACATCCTGGACGCCACCTTCGAGGTCCTGGGCTACGAGTCGCTGGCGCTGCTGGAGACCGCGGGCCAGATCGAGCGCGAATACGGGATCTCCCTCGACGACGACGCGCTGGCGGACGACCTGACCCCCCGCACCCTGATCGACCTCGTCAACGGCCGTCTGGCCGCGGCCCGCGCCACCACCGCCTGA